The nucleotide window GGTTTTTATGCTGGGCATATTCAACAAGATTGGAAAAGCATGTTGAATGATATCGTCACCGACTTGAACCCTAAATCTTTAGAATTAACTATACGTCACACCGAAAAACATACACTTGAAAAGCGCTGGAATTACTTCGATGTTCAATGGATGTCATGGAACTACGACAATGTTAATCATGCACGGTCTTGAAAGGCAAGCGGCTGCGGGTAGACAAGTGGAGGAGGGCGAGTATGACAGTGTCGTAGATGAAtgttataataataacgcAGCTTGGAAATATTGTCTATATGTATTCCGTAATGATCGTGTAGGACAAGAAGAGACTTATGATGCTTTAGGAGGGGACATTGTTGTTCATGGGGAGGTGTACTTTAATACTTACGGGGTTGTTGATGGTTACTGAAACGATAACAAAGACGGCACACAATGTGGCGGAGAAGCAATATCcttacaaaaaaaatatcgagatataattaaaaatttaCTTGTTACTGGCgtatttaaaaatttgtaaatcTGGGAATCGGTAAGCCCTatcaaaataaatcatccaGATAAGATAAATACCCATATCGTCAATAGCGTttttaatttgttgtttaatCTTTTTACTGTTTAATTATCCCAACTCGCTGcttaagaagaaattttgatattAGTCCTGGTGAAAACAATTCAATTAAGTAAGCTTTATGGTTAACtatattttcttccaagCATAATCATTTAGTGtacaattttctttttattaCCTCAGCCACTGCCTGCACATTCACCTTAGTTTCCTCGATCCCAtttaaattggaataatatcTCCTGACCAGATCTTCATAAAACACTTCGATATACTTTCTTGAAAACATCAAGCCACTTAAGATTTAGAAGGCCATAACTTGTAGTGATCTTTAAGCCTGAGCATACAAGTTGCATTCTTTTTCACTGCAGGGGTTGTACATCTATACCtacatttttttgttattttgTAGTTGGGTTGATGCGTTTGGTACTTCTCTTATTCACTCAAACAAGTAAATCTGCACCCCTACCCGCAACGGTTGGCTTCCCAAAACGGCTAAACTGATACTAATCATATGACAGTTTCAAATACTGGATATAAGAGGATATTCATCATAAAACACCCCATTCTATTTCCAGGGCAAGatccaaaatttcatctttattaaatgcCGTTTTTCTGAAGGAATTCACTATAATTTTTTCGTTTAATTCTGCCATTCCAACTTAAAGTTTGTTAACgttgaatttttcaccatACATTGGACTCCACATACCCACACTGTTTGTCACATCTTGTTGAGATGCACCCAAAATAGTGTCTGAAAGACTAAAATCGGAAGGGAAACGAAGTGTTAGAATTATCATTAGGAGACAAAATAAATTACCAGCAATCGAAAGAGTGAAGTTGCTATTGCTAGCACTCTTCCAATATAATGCCCAACACAGTCATGTAAAGAAGTATATACTTAACCATATACTGGTTGGTAAATTATTCCCGAAATTTTACACAACCATTTATAACGCCTTGCTTTAAAGTACCATTGCGTGGT belongs to Naumovozyma castellii chromosome 3, complete genome and includes:
- the NCAS0C00120 gene encoding uncharacterized protein, which encodes MLNDIVTDLNPKSLELTIRHTEKHTLEKRWNYFDVQWMSWNYDNVNHARS